In Mycoplasma mobile 163K, the genomic stretch ATACGATTAAAGAATTAGAAGATATTGCCTTATTATTAGAAAAATTCGAAAACTTTTTAACTGAAAATCAAAGAAAAGTCCTTTCTTATAGATTTTTAGAAGATTATTCTTATCAAGAAATAGCAGACATTTTGAAAATTTCTAAACCTGCTTCTTATGATGCTGTTAATAAAGCAAAACAAAAACTTTTAGATATTTCAAAAAAACTACAAGTGTAGTTTTTTTGTACTATAATTTAATAAAGTTTTGGAGTGTGTAATGAAATATAAAAGAATATTGTTAAAACTATCTGGAGAAGGTTTGTCAAATAAGAAAAAAAGCTTACTTATTGATTATGAAATTGTAAAGAACATCGCGATTCAATTGCAAAAAATTCATAAACAAGGTTATGAAGTAGCTATTGTTGTAGGAGGAGGAAATTTTTGAAGAGGAGAGAGCGCTTCAAAAAATGGAATTCCTAGAACTAGAGCCGATTATATTGGAATGCTCGCAACAACAATGAATGCTTTAGCTTTACAATCAGGTTTTGAATCAGTAGGTTTAAAAGCAAGAGTTCAATCTTCTCTTTCAATTGATGGCAAGGTTGCAGAAAACTATATTACAGAAAAAGCTAAACATTATTTAAGTAATGGAGAAATTGTAATTTTTGCTGGTGGAACAGGAAGACCTTTTTTCACTACTGATACTGCTGCAACTTTAGTTGCTTCAGAAATGCAATGCGATGTTCTACTAATGGCTAAAAATGGAGTAAATGGTGTTTATGATGCAGATCCAAAAGTTTCTCCATCAGCAATTAAATTTGATAGTTTATCTTATGATGAACTTTTACATATTGTCTTGACAAATGGTCTGAAAATTATGGATTCTACTTCTGTAACTATGGCAAAAGAAAATAATATCAAAATTTTGGTTTTTGATATCCAAGAAAAAGATTCAATTTTAAAAGTCCTAGAAGGAAACGCAGAACATACAAAGGTAGAGTAAATTATGGAATTAAATTTTTATACAAACAAAGTAAAATTAGAGATGGAAAAAGCTGTTCAAACTTATTCAAATCAAATTGCTAAAATTAGTGCTGGTAAAGCTAATCCAAAATTGATTAGTGGAATTAAATTTATTTATTATGATGAACCAATGAGCATTGAAGAAATGGCTGCTATTTCAGTTCCAGAAGCTCAACAAATTTTGATTAAACCTTATGATATTAAAACAACTAAAAATATTATTGAATCTTTAAATAAAATGAATTATGACATGCAAATCGTTGATGAAGGGGCTCAAGTTAGATTAAAATTCCCTGCTCTTACGACTGAAAGAAGAAAGGAATTAGTTAAGCAACTTGTAAAATTAAATGAATCTGCAAAAGTTGCAATAAGACAAGTCAGACAAGACGAAAACAAATTAATCAAAAAAGATGAAGAACTTAGCGAAGATGAACAAAAAAAATATTTAGATGAAATTCAAAAATTAACAGATAAATATATTTTTAAAATTGAGGAATTAAATAAAGACAAAGAAAAAGAGTTAATGACAATTTAAAATGAAAATATTTAAAAAATCACCTTTTTCTCTTATTAAAAATAATGTTCTTAGAAAATCAATTATTGGATTATTAATTTTTATTGTTATTCTTTCAATAACACTATTAATTAGGTTTTTAAATCTATCTGGTGCAATTATTGGATTCTTTTTTTATAGTATTTTACTTGGAATTTTCTTTGTAGAATTTACAACACATTATGGATTTAAAAAATGACAACAATTTATATTAATTTCTATTGCAATTTTAATATTTGTTTTTCCTATAAATTTTTATTCTAGTTTATTAAGATCTAATGGATTTGATCCAATTAATTATAATGAAACAGGATTAAGAGAATCATTACCTAGTAATTTAATTTCTCCTTTTGTTTTTTCTCCAATTCTTCCTTCAAATTTCTCATTTCCTAACTACTTGATTTTACTTGTTTTAGCAATTTTGACTCTCTTGTTTTTTGCCTTAAATAGCAAATTGACAATTAGAGATATCCCCAAAATTCTAATTGTAACTTTTGTGATAATTTTCTTCGTTATTTTTTCAAGATTTATATTTTTTTTAAATTTTAGCTCTTACACTTTGTTTATTATGCTTATTGTTGGTGTGATTTTTGCAGATTCATTTGCCTATTTTGGTGGAAAACTTCTTGGACAAAAAATTTTCAAAAGGAAATTGGCTCCTACTATTTCGCCCAACAAAACAATAGAAGGAGCTATTATAGGAACTTTATTTTCAGCAATATTTATTTTAGGATGGGGATATGGCACAAATGTTTTTGGAAATTACAGATATTCATTAGATGCAAATGCATTTGCAATAATTTGTGCTTTAATAATTCCAATTATTTCCATTTTTGGAGATTTGTTCTTTTCTTGAATTAAAAGAAATCTAAAAATTAAAGATTTTTCTGTTTTTTTTCCTGAACATGGAGGACTTTTAGATCGTTTCGATTCACTTTCTTTTGCTACTTGATTTATTTCGTTGGTTTTAATTTTTGCAGGAGTGCTATTTATTTAAAATTGATTTTTTTAAACTAAAATTAAATTTTCTATAATAATACAACTATGATAAAAAAACAAGCTTTTGAAAAATTTTGTAAAGAAATTAATTATTTAATTCCTCAGGAATTAGAAAACACTTTTATTATTAAAAGTGTTTTAGATCATAAGATTGATGCTTTTGTTTTACATTTTTCAATTTTTTATGTAGTAGATTACAAAATTATTTCAAATTTTATAAATACAATAAAAAAGAATTTTGCTTACAAAACAATTATAAAATTTTCAATTGAAAATCTTGTTTATAAACAAGAAACTATTTTAGATTACATTAATAATTTAATTTTTAATATTTATAAAATTGAAGATTTCATAAATAATTTAAATAAAAACAATTTTCAAATGGCTGAAAACGGGGTTTTAAAAATTTTTTATACTTCCGAACATGAAAAAAACAGATATCAAAATTATCAAAATTTCATAGAAATAAGCATGGAAAATTTGGGTTTTGAAACTTTCAAAATTATTTTTGAAAAATCAGAAATTTTCCTTCAGCAAGAAAATGATGATGAGAAACTAATTGCTGATTTTTTGAAAAATCAAAATTTATCTAAAAATATAGAAGAAAAAAAATCAAAAATTTTTAAATCAAGTTCAAAAAAAATGTATAAAAAAACTGTCAAGGAACTTTATGATACTTTTGAACAAGATGTTTATGTTGAAGCTTATGTTGTTGATAAAAAAATATTTGAAACCAAAAACAAAAATCTAATTTTAACAATTACTATTTCAGATAATACAGAAGCCATCAAGCTTAGAAGATTCTTCGAATCAAAAGATCAATTGAATAGTTTTGATATAACAAATATTGGGGATTTTATTGTAATAGAAGGAAAAGTAGATTTTGATACTTTCAATAAAGAAAAAATTATTTACCCAAAAACAATTACAATTTCAAAAGACAAAAAAGAATCAAGTGTTGATATGGAAATTGAAAAGAGAATTGAACTTTCAATTAGAACTACTATGTCCACAATGGACGGTTTTAAAGAAGCAGATGATTTTGTTAGTTTTGCTAAACAACTAAATCATGAATCATTAGCTATAGTAGATATTGATTCTGTTCAATCTTTCCCAAATTTTTTTAATGCAGTAAAAAAAGCTAATATTAAAGGAATTTATGGTGCTTCTTTTAGTACTATTTTCAAAAATAATCAAGCAATAAAAAATTTGAAAAAGAACACTTTAATTAAAAATGAAACATATGTTGTTTTTGATTTGGAAACAACAGGTTTAAGTCCTATTTTTGATGATATTATTGAATTTGGAGCACAAAAAATTTTAAATGGGAAAGTAATAGATACTCTTCAATTTTTTGTAAAGCCAAACAAAGAAATTTCCGAAAAAATAACTTTGATTACTGGAATTAAAAATCAAGATGTAGAAAATGCAATTTCAGAAAAAGAAGCGCTTAAAAAAATTCTAGAATTTATGGGTGATCATACTGTAGTAGCTCATAATGCTACTTTTGATATGAATTTTATTAATGAAAAAATAGAAAAGTACAATTTTCAAGAATCAAATCTGCAAATTATAGATACTTTGGTTGTCTCAAAGATTATTGAACCAGAAGCAAAAAAATTTAGTCTTGAAAATTTAGCTTCAAGATCAGGAATTATTTACAATTCAACTGAAGCACATAGAGCCGATTATGATGCTGATGTGCTTGCAAAAGTTTGAAATCTATACATTCAAAAATTGTCAGATATGAATGTAAAATATTTTGATGATATTTACAATTTTAAAAGCAATATTATTTATGAAAAAACAAGACCTTTTGAAATTACAATTCTTGCTAAAAATCAATCAGGCTTAAAAGAATTATTTCAAAAAATTTCCTTAACATCTACTAAACAATATTTTAATGGTCCCAAAATGTTTTTTGAAGATCTATTAGAGAAATCTAAAAATATTTTAATTGGTTCTGGAACTTTGAAATCATTAATTATAAATGAAGTTTTTAGAGGAACAAGAAAAGGCTTAAGAGAATACTTAAAATATTTTGATTATGTAGAAATCATTCCTCCAAAAAATTTTTCTCATTGAATAAAAAATGAAGACATTCTTAAAGAAGAACTTTTAGAAGGCTTAAAAATTTTAGTAGAAGAATCTAAAAAACTGAATAAAATAGTAGTTGCTGTCGGAGATGTAAGGTATGTTCAAAAAGATGAGAAAATACTTCACGAGATTTACATCAATGCAAAAGGTCTTCAAGGGATAAGACATCCTTTATTTAAATATGATCAAAGTGAAACAGATTATCCAACTTTAAATTATTTAAATACTCAAGAAATGATTGATCAATTTCTTTTTTTACAAGACAATGATCTTATTAAAGAAATAGTTGTAAAAAACACCCATTTAATTTCAAATCAAATTGAAAATAACATTGAAGTAATTAAAAAAGATCTTTTTACACCAAAAATTGAAAATTCTGCAAATTTATTGCGAGAATTAGTTTATGCAAAAGCTTTTGAAATTTATGGCAAAAATTTACCTGAATTAATCATCTCAAGAATTGAAAAAGAACTCAATCCAATTATAGAACAAGGATATGATGTTATATATTGAATTTCTCATAAAATTGTAGCAAAATCTTTAGAAGATGGATATATTGTAGGTTCAAGAGGCTCTGTAGGTTCTTCGTTAGTTGCTTATTTAAGCGGGATTACTGAAGTTAACCCTTTACCTCCTCATTATATTTGTTCGAATTGTAAAGATTGTGAATTTATTAAGAATTTAGATATCACTTCAGGATACGATTTACCTCATAAAAACTGCAATAATTGTTATAAAGCATTAAAAAGAGAAGGTCAAACAATTCCGTTTGAAACTTTTTTAGGTTTTGGAGCTAATAAAGTTCCTGATATTGATTTAAATTTTTCAAATGAATATCAACATATTGTTCATGACGAAGTAAGAAAATGATTTGGAGAAGATCATTGTTTTAGAGCTGGAACAATATCTAAAACAGCTGACAAAACTGCTTATGGTTATGTTCTTGCTTGAGCTGAAGAAAATAATTTGACTTTTTCTAATGCTTTTATTGGTTATTTAGCTTCAAAAATTGTAGGAACAAAAAGAACAACAGGACAACATCCCGGGGGAATTATAGTTATTCCAAAAGACTTTTCAGTAGAAGACTTTACTCCGATTAATTTTCCAGCAAATGATCCTAATTCTAGTTGAAAAACAACTCATTTTGATTTCCATGCAATACATGATAATGTTTTAAAGTTAGATTTATTAGGGCACAATGATCCAACAGCAATTAAATTTTTAACTTCTTTAACAAATGTGAATGTTTTTGACATTCCTTTTAATGATGAAAAAGTTTTAAGTTTATTTACTTCAACAAAAGCTTTAAACATTAAACCAGAAGACATTTCAGGTGAACATACAGGAGCTTTAGGTTTTCCTGAGTTTGGAACAACATTTGTTAGAAAGATGTTGGTTTCTGCTAAAGCTAAATCATTTTCTGATTTGATTTCAGTATCAGGGCTATCACATGGAACTGATGTTTGAAATAACAACGCTGAAGATTTAATTTTAAAGAAGAATTTACAGTTAAAAGACATCATTTCTTGTAGAGATGACATCATGGTTTTTTTAATAACAAAAGGTGTTAATGAATTGAAAGCATTTCAAATTATGGAAAATGTTCGTAAAGGTAAAGGTCTAAATTCAGAAGAAGAACAACTGTTAAAAGCTCACAAGGTTTCTGATTGGTATATAGATTCTTTGAATAAAATCAAATACATGTTTCCAAAAGCTCATGCAGCCGCTTATGTAATGATGGCTTGAAGAATTGCATGATTTAAATTGTACTATCCATTAGAATTCTATGCTTCTTATTTCACGACAAGAGCTGATTTTATAGATATTAAAATTATGTCTTCTACAAAAAAAACAATTAGTGAAAAACTAAGTGATTTTAAAAGAAGAAGAAATTCAAAGGGAGAAGATAAACTAAGTGCAAAAGAACAAGGATTAATAACAGTTTTAGAAATTGCAGAAGAAATGTATGCAAGAGGTTTTAAAATTTCGAAGATTAGTATAAATAAATCTGAAGCGACAAATTGAATTATTGATAAAGAATCAAATAGTTTGATACCTCCTTTTAATGCCATGGATGGCTTAGGAGTTGCTGTAGCAGAAAGCATAATTGAACAAAGAAAGAAAAAACCTTTCATTTCAATTGAAGATGTTATTGAAAGAACTAGCGTAAATAAAACTTTAAATGAAAAGTTTATTGAATTAGAAATTTATGAAGACTTAAATGAATCAAATCAAACAAGTTTATTTTAATTAAAAAATTTTAGAAAATTAAATCTAAAATTTCTTTTTTTTCAATTTTTCCAAAATATTCTTGAAGTTCAAAAGTATCTAAGATTTTGCTAAATTCATTTCTATCAAAATGTAAATTTATGATTTTTTCTTCAATCTCTTTTACATCCCTTGAACTTAAAAAATCTCCTTCAAAAACAAAATTTGTGAAATGATTTTTCTCAACATTATATTTTACTTTTAAAATTCCTCCTTCAAATTTTGCTTCTTCTGAAACTTCAAATTTAGGATTTTTTCCAAAAATTCATTCTTTACTTTTTCTAATTTCACTCAGATTTAACAACTCTTTTTCAAATTGTTTAATAGGCAAATCACTTAATTGGTATCCTTTTTCTATGAAAAAATTTTTCAATTTTTCAAGAAAAGTTTTTGAATCTATATCTTGATTGATTTGTTTTAATTCTTCTCTTATATTTGTGACCCTTTGCCTAATACTTTTTATACCTTTTGATGCAATTTTTAATTTATTAGGAATTAAAACCTTAGACATTTTAGAAAAGTCAACATCAAACAAAAGAGTCCCATGGTGACAAAAGGCATTTTCTAAAATAAACTGTGAATTACCACTAATCTTTGAATCATTTATTACAAGATCATTTCTACCCTTAAAACTAGCATTCAGGCCAAGAGATTTTAAAAATTCCAAAACAGGTTCAAGGAACTCTTTATATGTTTTTCCGTTTTTTCTACTTGTAATAAAACTAAAATTTATATTACCTAAATCTTGATAAACAGCCCCACCACCACTTATTCTTCTTGCTAATTCGATTCCATTTTCTTCTATGAAGTTTAAATCAACTTCCTCATTTGTATTCTGATTTTTCCCTACTATTGAAACATTTTTATGTTGATACAAAAAAACAATGTTTTCATCTTGTTTTAAATTTCTTGCCAATATTTCTTCAAAAGGTAATGTAAAATAGGCGCTAGTATTTTGACTTATGTAAAGTTTCATTATTTTTCCTCTACCAAATCAAAACTTGAAACATGTTTCATTTGTTTTTTAAAATTTTCTAAATCTTTTGAACTAAGTTTCAAATTTTCTAAATGAAGTAACTCTACTTTTCCATAATCTCATTTTCAACTATATTCATTTTTTGACAAAAAATAAATTAGTTCAACAATAAAAATATCAAAGAAATTTTTTTCTTTTTCAATTTCTCTTAATACTTTTCTAATTTCAACTTTTAATTCCCTATATGAATATGCAGTTATTACAAAATCAAAATGTAAATTTAAATCTTGTGCAGGTTTTGTTTGGTATTTCATTAACATACTTATATTTTATTACTAAAACAATTCTAAATAATTTTTTCATGAAAAAATCTTTTAAAAAAGATAAAAAAATTAATAAATATTTATAATATTAAAATTATGAAGTGAAAAAACAATTCAATAAAACCATTAACAAAAGACCAAATAGAAATTAAAACGCAAGAAAAATTAGTGAAAAATCCTATGACCAAAAGAAATATAATTGTTCTTTTGCTAGGAATATATGTACTAATAACAATAATTGCATTTTCAATTCATTCTTCTGTTGTAACAGAGACTTCATTTTCTATTTTAGTTAGCAAAATTAGAGAAACTATTGCAGATAATGGAATTTCAGTTATTGGAAAAAGCTCAAAAATATCTTTTTTTGCAAGAGTTTTAATTTTTGGTTCTTTTGAGCAATGAATCTTTTTTACAACAATTTCAAATTTATTTGTAGGATTTATGATGATTTTTTTTGCTTTATTTTCAAGTAAAAAACTACAAAGAGTTTTTTTTGTTTCAATATCATATATTACAATAACTTTTATTATTTTTTGAACATTAATCGCTCCTGTATTAAATTTTAATGGAGGATTTGACACTTTCATTTCTATTAATAATCATTTTATAAATCCAGTTTTTGCTTTTGTTGCTTATTTCTTATTGAAAAAGAGAATTTTATCGGTTACAAATCGAACAATTTATTATTCATCAATTCCTATTTATGGGTATTTACTTTTTGCAATGATTTTATTTTTTTCAAGTATTTCTTTAATGAAAAGTATTGATGCATCATTAACTTCAGGAGCAAATGTTTATTCATTTTTAAACTTTTTTGAACCATTTTTTTATAGAGGAGGTTCAATTCCTTTGGTAGTTTTTCTAAATATTATTATAGTTCTTTTAGCTTTTTGAATTCCTGTAGGTTTAGGATTTTTATTGAAATTCATTTCAAGATTAAAAATTGATAGATACAAAATTTTAACAATGTTTATAAAAGAAAAATTTTTAACTCAAAAAGATTTAGTTTCTTAATATTTGATAATAAAAAAAACAACTTTATTACATAGTTGTTTTTTTTATTTAATTTAATAGTAAGTTTTTACAATTTCAATAACTTCATCTTGAGTTTTAGCTTCTAAAACTTTTTTGCTTAATTCATCAGCTCTAGTTAAATCAAGTGAATTTAAATGATATTTAGCCATCCCTAGAGATTCAGGGGCCATTGATAGCTTATCAATTCCCATTGCTACTAAAATTGCTAAAGCATATTTATTTGAAGCAATTTCGCCACAAACACTAATTGTTTTCCCATTTCTGTGAGCTCCTTGGATTGCCATGTTAATTAAACGATAAATAGCAGGATTTAATGGTTGAAAATAATTTGAAACAGCTGAATTAACTCTGTCGACTGCAAAAGTATATTGAATCAAATCATTTGATCCGACAGAGAAAAAGTCTACATACTGAGCAAAAACATCAGCTAAAACAGCTGAAGAAGGAATTTCGATCATCATTCCAATTTTAACTTCAGGATCAAATTCAATTTTTTCTTGAATCATTGATTTTTTAACTTGGTCAATGATTTTTCTTAAAGACAATAGTTCTTCCACATTACTTACAAATGGTAACAAAATCGCAACATTTCCAAAAGCAGAAGCACGATAAATTGCTCTTATTTGTGTAATAAAAGTATTGGGCTTATTTAAAGAGAATCTTACAGAACGATTTCCTAAAAAAGGATTCATTTCTTTTTCTTGTTTAAAGTATTTTAATTCTTTATCCCCACCAATATCTAAAGTTCTAATTACAACTTCGCTTTGTCTTGAAGTGTTTAAAGCGATATTTTTATAAACAAGAAATTGTTCTTCTTCAGTAGGTCAATCATTCATTTGCATGAACAAAAATTCTGTTCTAAATAATCCTGTTGAAATTTCTTTAAAATCTTTTAATCTTTCAATTTCTTCAACTCCATCAATATTTACTGCTAATTCAACTTTTTTTCCGTCTTTTGATTTATTAATAGGAGTAAATGTTTTTGGGTTAATGCTTGTTTTTTTAACAAGATCTAAATAATCTTCATATACTTTTCTATCTTTTGCATTTGGTTCTGTGTTTAATGTTTCATTAATCCCATCAATGAAAACTTCTTGACCTTCTTTAAAATATTTTGGAAAATCACTTAAACCAAAAACATAAGGAACTTGTAAACTTTTTGCAATAATTGCACAGTGTGAAGTTGGTCCGCCTTCAGTTGTAATAAAACCTTTAATGTATTTTCTATTCAAGGTTAAAATATCACTTGATGTTAATTCTTTAGAAACAATTATTGTTGATTCTTTTAATTCTTCTCCCATAACTTTTTTTTCAGGATTTGCAATAAAAGATAAAACTGAAGAAGCAACATCTAAAATATCCGTTGAACGTTGTTTCATATATTCATTATCCATGCTTTTGAAAATCTCAATGTACTTATCACTTACAATTTTGAATGCTTCATAAGCAGTTTTCTTTTCAAATTCAATGATTTTATTTGCTTCGTCTTTAAATGTAATATCATTAGCAATTTCTAAATGAGCAGTTAAAATATCAACTTCATTTTCTGTAAATTCTTTCTTTGCCTTTTTAATTAATAATTTAATACTTTCGTTTGTTTTATTAATTGCATTTTCTAATATTGCCTTTTCTTTTTTTATATCTTGAAAAGATTTTTTGTATTCAATTTGCTCTTCTTCAAGAAAATGAATTTTCCCTAAAGCCAATTCTTGATTTGAGCTTTTAATTTTTAAAATCATTTACCCACCTTTATTATTTTCAATAACATTATAATTTTAAGGAAAACAACTAAATATTTTTAAAAACAATCAAAAATATTGTTATTTAAAAACTATTTTGAATATTTCTTATTTTTTCATAAAATTCAAGATTTTTTATTTAATAGTTCTTTTTTAAAAAATTTATTTAAGATTAATAATCATTTTGATAATTCAATTATAATTTTCAATTATGAGTGAAAAAAGTAAATATTACGAAGATGTTAAAAGTCTTATTTTATATCTAGGTGGATCAGAAAATATAATTAGTGCAACTAATTGTGTTAGTAGACTAAGATTAGTAATGAAAGACATGCTTCTTGTAGATGATAAGAAAATTCAGGAATTAAAATCAGTTAAAGGGACAATGAAACAACCTAATAACCAATATCATGTAATTATTGGTTCAGATGTTCCTATTTTTTATAAGGAATTTGAAGAACAAACAAATATTAAGAAAGTTTCAAAAGAAGAATTAAAAAAAGTTGCAGCCGGACAAGGTAATTGACTTCAAAAAGCTTTACAGCATTTTAGTGAAATTTTTATCCCAATTATCCCAGTTGTTATTGCTTCAGGTTTAATTTTATCTTTTAGAAATATTTTAGAAGCAAATTTTGGTGGATTTGTTTTTGTACAAGAATATGATTTTGCAGCTGGTCTTAATGAATTTCTTTTAGCCCCAGCTCTTGCAGGCTTATGATTTTTACCAGTTTTTATATCTTGATCGATATTCAAAAAAATGGGCGGAACTCAGACCCTGGGAATTTTAATTGGATTATCTTTATTAATTATTCCTTTAGTAAATGTTTTTGAAACAAACAACCAAGGTGTTAAATTTATTTGAGAATATGACTTAAATCAATTTGGTTTTGATTTTGGGGTATGAAAGTTTCCGTGGAAACTTGCTTATACAGCACAAGTTATACCGGCAATTGGAGTAGCCTTTCTTGGAGTTTATTTAGAAAGATGATTGACTAAAATTGTTGCACCAGTTTTAAGGCAAATTTTTGTTCCTTTAGGAGTTTTATTAGGTTCTTTTATTGTTGGTATGGTTATTATAGGACCTCTTGGATGAATAGTTGGAACAAGCATTTCGATAGTTGTTTCTTTAGCATTGACAAATGGAATTGCTAAATATATTTTCGGGCCAATTTTTGGATTTGGATATGCATTTTTAGTAATAACTGGATTGCATCACTCTTTAAATGCTGTAATGATTCAAAACACTGCAACTTTAAATGGTTCATTTATCTTTCCTATTTTAGCTGTATCAAATATCACACAAGGTGCTGCAGCATTAATGTTTACGTTATTGAATAGAAGATCAGAAAAATTGAAACAAATCGGTTATTCAGCAACAACTTCAGCATGACTAGGAGTGACAGAACCTGCTATGTATGGAATTAATTTAAGATATGTTTATCCTTTTTTAGCAGCAGCAACTGGTTCAGCAACTGGAGCATTATTATTAACAATTGCTGGAGTTACATCTAGTGGAATTGGTAATGGAGCTTGACTAGGAGTTTTATCAATGCAAGCATCTTCAGCAGTAGTAGGAGTTAATACTTTTGCAGGAACAGGATTTTTATGATTTATGCTTTCTGCATTACTAGCAACAGCAGTAACAATGGTTCTAACATGATTCTTTGGTAAATTACCAAGATTTAAGAAAATTTATGATAGAGTTGGCATTGCTTAGTATATAATTTTTTAGTGAAAAATGTAAATTCAAAAAAAATTGTATATCAAATTTATCCTTCTTCTTTTAAGGATTCAAAAGGAACCGGAAGGGGAGATATCAAAGGAATAATAGAAAAATTGGACTATATCAAAGATCTAGGAGTAGATTATCTTTGATTAAGTCCAATTTTTAAATCTCCTCTTAAAGATAATGGTTATGATGTAAGTGATTATTTATCTATAAATACTCTTTTCGGTGATCTAGAAGATCTTAAATCTTTGATCAAAAAAGCTAAAGAAAAAAATTTAAAAGTTATGTTAGATATGGTTTTTAATCATACTTCAACAGAACACGAATGATTTAAAAAGTGAATTAATAACGACCCAGAATATAAAGATTTTTATATTTCAAAAAAAAGTGTTGGGAAACCTCCGACAAATTGAGTTTCAAAATTTGGAGGAAGTGCTTGAAAAGAATATAAGAAAAATAATTGATACCTTCATCTTTTTGATGAAACTCAAGCTGATTTAAATTGGGAAAATGAAAAAGTTAAAGAAAAAATAAAAGAAGTTATTAGATTTTATATTAATTTAGGTGTAAAAGGCTTTAGATTTGATGTTATTAACTTGATTTCAAAATCTAATTTTAATGAAGATGAAACTGATGGAAGAAAATTTTATACAGATGGAAAAAAAGTTGAAGATTACTTACAAGAATT encodes the following:
- a CDS encoding lipoate--protein ligase is translated as MKLYISQNTSAYFTLPFEEILARNLKQDENIVFLYQHKNVSIVGKNQNTNEEVDLNFIEENGIELARRISGGGAVYQDLGNINFSFITSRKNGKTYKEFLEPVLEFLKSLGLNASFKGRNDLVINDSKISGNSQFILENAFCHHGTLLFDVDFSKMSKVLIPNKLKIASKGIKSIRQRVTNIREELKQINQDIDSKTFLEKLKNFFIEKGYQLSDLPIKQFEKELLNLSEIRKSKEWIFGKNPKFEVSEEAKFEGGILKVKYNVEKNHFTNFVFEGDFLSSRDVKEIEEKIINLHFDRNEFSKILDTFELQEYFGKIEKKEILDLIF
- a CDS encoding MAGa3780 family membrane protein, with translation MKWKNNSIKPLTKDQIEIKTQEKLVKNPMTKRNIIVLLLGIYVLITIIAFSIHSSVVTETSFSILVSKIRETIADNGISVIGKSSKISFFARVLIFGSFEQWIFFTTISNLFVGFMMIFFALFSSKKLQRVFFVSISYITITFIIFWTLIAPVLNFNGGFDTFISINNHFINPVFAFVAYFLLKKRILSVTNRTIYYSSIPIYGYLLFAMILFFSSISLMKSIDASLTSGANVYSFLNFFEPFFYRGGSIPLVVFLNIIIVLLAFWIPVGLGFLLKFISRLKIDRYKILTMFIKEKFLTQKDLVS
- the ptsP gene encoding phosphoenolpyruvate--protein phosphotransferase codes for the protein MILKIKSSNQELALGKIHFLEEEQIEYKKSFQDIKKEKAILENAINKTNESIKLLIKKAKKEFTENEVDILTAHLEIANDITFKDEANKIIEFEKKTAYEAFKIVSDKYIEIFKSMDNEYMKQRSTDILDVASSVLSFIANPEKKVMGEELKESTIIVSKELTSSDILTLNRKYIKGFITTEGGPTSHCAIIAKSLQVPYVFGLSDFPKYFKEGQEVFIDGINETLNTEPNAKDRKVYEDYLDLVKKTSINPKTFTPINKSKDGKKVELAVNIDGVEEIERLKDFKEISTGLFRTEFLFMQMNDWPTEEEQFLVYKNIALNTSRQSEVVIRTLDIGGDKELKYFKQEKEMNPFLGNRSVRFSLNKPNTFITQIRAIYRASAFGNVAILLPFVSNVEELLSLRKIIDQVKKSMIQEKIEFDPEVKIGMMIEIPSSAVLADVFAQYVDFFSVGSNDLIQYTFAVDRVNSAVSNYFQPLNPAIYRLINMAIQGAHRNGKTISVCGEIASNKYALAILVAMGIDKLSMAPESLGMAKYHLNSLDLTRADELSKKVLEAKTQDEVIEIVKTYY
- a CDS encoding PTS transporter subunit EIIC, with amino-acid sequence MSEKSKYYEDVKSLILYLGGSENIISATNCVSRLRLVMKDMLLVDDKKIQELKSVKGTMKQPNNQYHVIIGSDVPIFYKEFEEQTNIKKVSKEELKKVAAGQGNWLQKALQHFSEIFIPIIPVVIASGLILSFRNILEANFGGFVFVQEYDFAAGLNEFLLAPALAGLWFLPVFISWSIFKKMGGTQTLGILIGLSLLIIPLVNVFETNNQGVKFIWEYDLNQFGFDFGVWKFPWKLAYTAQVIPAIGVAFLGVYLERWLTKIVAPVLRQIFVPLGVLLGSFIVGMVIIGPLGWIVGTSISIVVSLALTNGIAKYIFGPIFGFGYAFLVITGLHHSLNAVMIQNTATLNGSFIFPILAVSNITQGAAALMFTLLNRRSEKLKQIGYSATTSAWLGVTEPAMYGINLRYVYPFLAAATGSATGALLLTIAGVTSSGIGNGAWLGVLSMQASSAVVGVNTFAGTGFLWFMLSALLATAVTMVLTWFFGKLPRFKKIYDRVGIA